A section of the Streptomyces sp. CG1 genome encodes:
- a CDS encoding ADP-ribosylglycohydrolase family protein — MTADSSSARRLERALASLRGLAVGDALGSQFFVPANYPLLKRHELPAGPWQWTDDTEMASSVVAVLAAHRRIDQDQLARSFAEHHDLDRGYGPAVDRLLRLVREGEDWRELAAGLFNGRGSWGNGAAMRIAPLGAWYADDPEQATHQAEVSAYPTHQHREAVVGTMAVAAAAALAGSPDGPPGPEALLDGVIALVPKSAVGQGLRRARDMLDYGDAGTVAAVLGCGRRTTAHDTVPFALWSAARSLGDYETAFWTTVGVGGDMDTTCAIVGGVLASGKAGTPPAEWAQRTEALPEWVPTGL; from the coding sequence ATGACCGCTGACTCCTCTTCCGCCCGGCGCCTGGAGCGCGCACTGGCGAGCCTGCGCGGACTGGCCGTGGGGGACGCCCTGGGCTCCCAGTTCTTCGTCCCGGCGAACTACCCCCTGCTGAAGCGACACGAGCTGCCCGCCGGGCCCTGGCAGTGGACGGACGACACCGAGATGGCCTCCTCCGTGGTCGCCGTCCTCGCCGCCCACCGGCGCATCGACCAGGATCAGCTGGCCCGCTCCTTCGCCGAGCACCACGACCTCGACCGGGGCTACGGCCCCGCCGTCGACCGCCTGCTGAGACTCGTCCGGGAGGGCGAGGACTGGCGTGAGCTGGCCGCCGGGCTGTTCAACGGCCGGGGGTCCTGGGGCAACGGAGCGGCGATGCGGATCGCACCCCTGGGCGCCTGGTACGCGGACGACCCGGAGCAGGCGACCCACCAGGCGGAGGTCTCGGCCTACCCCACGCATCAGCACCGTGAAGCCGTCGTCGGCACCATGGCCGTGGCCGCCGCGGCGGCGCTGGCCGGCTCCCCGGACGGCCCGCCCGGCCCCGAGGCACTCCTCGACGGCGTCATCGCCCTGGTACCCAAGAGCGCGGTCGGCCAGGGACTCCGGCGCGCCCGGGACATGCTCGACTACGGCGACGCGGGCACCGTCGCGGCGGTGCTGGGCTGCGGCCGGCGTACGACCGCCCATGACACCGTTCCCTTCGCTCTCTGGTCCGCCGCACGGAGCCTCGGTGACTACGAGACGGCGTTCTGGACGACGGTCGGCGTGGGCGGCGACATGGACACGACCTGCGCGATCGTGGGAGGCGTGCTCGCCTCCGGCAAGGCGGGGACCCCGCCGGCCGAGTGGGCGCAACGCACCGAGGCGCTGCCGGAGTGGGTGCCGACGGGGCTCTGA